In the Mya arenaria isolate MELC-2E11 chromosome 11, ASM2691426v1 genome, one interval contains:
- the LOC128208215 gene encoding uncharacterized protein LOC128208215 isoform X1 yields MGRSRCCVGGCSNVPGNGISLHTFPKEEKLRKQWIRSIQMTGSECSRAGWQGPSKNGSANAQLVCSEHFELTMFTMTTRTKWSLGLAYRTALIDEAIPTLFGDKVRKSNLDQVQARPVVRKREVRRILSDYNQKGQVDKSTAVTYTDAVPDLSPVNLGDMTANPPSTEFPVDAVELDMDMELDNSKRTVMQSAEIPPPVDQSSTVASALNLQQDLETHSTDAKIQSKKSCDDSLKRNMGKLKHTEMRSMNTSNKKASCACPKCCVTTAVRGTQVNRRPPPIKRKTKGTETVMEHHITYSTSSTQYCDSDIADEKSLTPACSEVPPAPHLLAFPLPAPVLASTPARKKGRVVVESTLNKSFMSTSSWGYTDDEAIDPDYETEASVYSDSEDDNPRQADVHKQRKFLVFEDNLLELFNRCEMCHLPTKGKVCNVQGSAMAIKQVCECGHTRRWESQPKVRGVPAGNILLSAGILFSGCSPSKVLRIFEFINVLSISLSTFFSHQRTVLWPAIERVWTKCNDQLISVLLDREEELVVAGDGRSDSPGHSAKFGVYSMIDMHTGRVVAIELVQSNEVKSSYHMELEGLKRATDSLRRCGLSLAEIITDRHLQIQKWIRENLPGTAHSFDVWHIGKAVKKKLLALSKEKDCNIVCKWMKSITNHLYWSAASSQGEEGSMIAAKWTSVVNHVQDIHTGHGDLYQQCTHGPLEPREWLKKGSKAAAKMEDILLNKRLCKDIKKLSAGFQTSTLESFHSVINHFAPKMTAYSFHGQMCRQYLAALHFNENVQRGKKISKNGKFNLKIVFPKYKDDFSVKFVNDEMTFGYVKELLDMCIEICGEKNKLSTPAPPPLTSGKRKPTKVEVTRCLGKNKRLKY; encoded by the exons ATGGGACGGTCTCGGTGTTGTGTTGGGGGATGTAGCAATGTGCCAGGAAATGGAATTAGTCTGCACACATTTCCCAAAGAAGAGAAACTCCGGAAACAATGGATTCGTTCAATTCAGATGACTGGGTCTGAGTGTTCAAGGGCCGGATGGCAAGGTCCCTCGAAAAACGGTTCCGCAAATGCACAGCTTGTGTGTTCTGAGCATTTTGAGTTGACAATGTTCACGATGACTACCAGAACTAAATGGAGTCTCGGTCTAGCCTATAGAACTGCTTTAATAGACGAAGCTATCCCCACATTATTTGGCGACAAAGTTAGGAAAAGCAACCTTGACCAAGTCCAAGCAAGACCGGTAGTGCGCAAACGAGAAGTGAGGAGG ATACTGAGTGACTACAACCAGAAAGGCCAAGTTGATAAATCAACTGCTGTAACGTATACAGATGCTGTTCCAGATTTATCTCCTGTTAATcta GGTGACATGACCGCCAACCCTCCATCCACTGAGTTTCCAGTTGACGCAGTTGAATTAGACATGGACATGGAGTTGGACAACAGTAAAAGAACTGTCATGCAg aGCGCTGAAATACCACCTCCCGTTGACCAGTCTTCAACAGTAGCCTCAGCCCTTAACCTTCAACAAGACCTAGAAACTCACAGTACTGATGCTAAGATCCAGTCAAAG AAATCTTGTGATGATTCCCTGAAAAGGAACATGGGTAAACTCAAACATACAGAGATGAGATCAATGAATACCAGCAATAAGAAG gCCTCATGTGCATGTCCAAAGTGTTGTGTAACAACTGCTGTCCGGGGTACCCAAGTGAATCGCAGGCCACCGCCAATTAAGCGAAAAACTAAAG GGACAGAGACTGTGATGGAACACCACATCACATACTCCACCTCAAGTACCCAGTACTGTGACAGTGACATTGCTGATGAAAAGAGCCTGACACCTGCCTGTTCTGAGGTCCCTCCTGCTCCACACCTTCTGGCTTTTCCATTACCAGCCCCAGTCCTCGCCTCAACTCCTGCACGGAAGAAGGGCAGGGTTGTTGTTGAATCAACACTCAACAAATCCTTCATGTCCACATCATCCTGGGGATATACTGATGATGAAGCCATAGATCCGGACTATGAAACAGAAGCCTCAGTGTACAGTGACTCAGAAGATGATAACCCAAGGCA GGCAGATGTACATAAGCAGAGGaagtttcttgtttttgaagacaATCTTTTAGAACTGTTCAACAGATGTGAAATGTGCCATCTCCCTACCAAAGGCAAAGTCTGCAATGTCCAGGGATCAgctatggccatcaaacaagTTTGTGAATGTGGACACACCAGGCGATGGGAGTCACAGCCCAAAGTTAGAGGTGTTCCTGCTGGGAACATTCTTCTTAGTGCTGGCATTTTGTTCTCAGGATGTTCACCTTCGAAAGTGCTGCGAATTTTTGAGTTTATTAATGTATTAAGTATTAGTCTTTCAACTTTCTTTAGTCATCAAAGAACTGTATTGTGGCCAGCAATTGAGAGAGTGTGGACAAAGTGTAATGACCAACTGATAAGTGTCCTTCTAGACCGCGAAGAAGAGCTTGTGGTTGCTGGAGATGGACGTTCTGACAGCCCGGGACACTCTGCAAAGTTTGGTGTATACTCCATGATTGATATGCACACCGGGAGAGTAGTAGCCATTGAACTTGTGCAg TCCAATGAAGTGAAGTCAAGCTACCATATGGAGTTGGAGGGCCTTAAGAGAGCAACTGACAGTTTACGCAGATGTGGCCTGTCCCTTGCAGAAATCATTACAGACAGGCATCTGCAAATACAAAAGTGGATTAGAGAGAATTTACCTGGGACTGCCCATTCCTTTGATGTGTGGCATATTGGAAAAG CTGTGAAAAAGAAGCTCCTTGCACTGTCCAAGGAAAAAGACTGCAACATAGTCTGCAAGTGGATGAAGAGTATCACCAATCACCTTTATTGGTCAGCCGCATCATCCCAGGGAGAGGAGGGCTCCATGATTGCAGCAAAGTGGACATCAGTGGTCAACCATGTTCAAGACATTCACACTGGACATGGTGACCTCTACCAGCAGTGCACCCATGGTCCCCTTGAACCCCGAGAATGGTTAAAAAAGGGCTCAAAGGCAGCTGCCAAAATGGAAGACATTCTGCTAAACAAGAGACTGTGCAAGGACATCAAAAAGCTGTCCGCAGGATTTCAAACGTCAACACTGGAATCATTTCACAGTGTAATCAATCACTTTGCACCAAAAATGACAGCATATTCCTTCCACGGACAAATGTGTCGCCAATACTTGGCGGCCctacatttcaatgaaaatgtgcaaagaggtaaaaaaatatcaaaaaatggAAAGTTCAACCTGAAGATagtatttccaaaatataaggATGACTTTTCAGTCAAGTTTGTGAATGATGAAATGACCTTTGGTTATGTAAAGGAACTTCTTGACATGTGTATAGAAATATGtggtgaaaaaaacaaactgtcaaCCCCAGCCCCACCTCCCCTCACATCAGGGAAAAGAAAGCCAACCAAGGTTGAGGTAACAAGGTGTTTAGGAAAAAACAAAAGGTTGAAATATTAG
- the LOC128208215 gene encoding uncharacterized protein LOC128208215 isoform X2: MTANPPSTEFPVDAVELDMDMELDNSKRTVMQSAEIPPPVDQSSTVASALNLQQDLETHSTDAKIQSKKSCDDSLKRNMGKLKHTEMRSMNTSNKKASCACPKCCVTTAVRGTQVNRRPPPIKRKTKGTETVMEHHITYSTSSTQYCDSDIADEKSLTPACSEVPPAPHLLAFPLPAPVLASTPARKKGRVVVESTLNKSFMSTSSWGYTDDEAIDPDYETEASVYSDSEDDNPRQADVHKQRKFLVFEDNLLELFNRCEMCHLPTKGKVCNVQGSAMAIKQVCECGHTRRWESQPKVRGVPAGNILLSAGILFSGCSPSKVLRIFEFINVLSISLSTFFSHQRTVLWPAIERVWTKCNDQLISVLLDREEELVVAGDGRSDSPGHSAKFGVYSMIDMHTGRVVAIELVQSNEVKSSYHMELEGLKRATDSLRRCGLSLAEIITDRHLQIQKWIRENLPGTAHSFDVWHIGKAVKKKLLALSKEKDCNIVCKWMKSITNHLYWSAASSQGEEGSMIAAKWTSVVNHVQDIHTGHGDLYQQCTHGPLEPREWLKKGSKAAAKMEDILLNKRLCKDIKKLSAGFQTSTLESFHSVINHFAPKMTAYSFHGQMCRQYLAALHFNENVQRGKKISKNGKFNLKIVFPKYKDDFSVKFVNDEMTFGYVKELLDMCIEICGEKNKLSTPAPPPLTSGKRKPTKVEVTRCLGKNKRLKY; the protein is encoded by the exons ATGACCGCCAACCCTCCATCCACTGAGTTTCCAGTTGACGCAGTTGAATTAGACATGGACATGGAGTTGGACAACAGTAAAAGAACTGTCATGCAg aGCGCTGAAATACCACCTCCCGTTGACCAGTCTTCAACAGTAGCCTCAGCCCTTAACCTTCAACAAGACCTAGAAACTCACAGTACTGATGCTAAGATCCAGTCAAAG AAATCTTGTGATGATTCCCTGAAAAGGAACATGGGTAAACTCAAACATACAGAGATGAGATCAATGAATACCAGCAATAAGAAG gCCTCATGTGCATGTCCAAAGTGTTGTGTAACAACTGCTGTCCGGGGTACCCAAGTGAATCGCAGGCCACCGCCAATTAAGCGAAAAACTAAAG GGACAGAGACTGTGATGGAACACCACATCACATACTCCACCTCAAGTACCCAGTACTGTGACAGTGACATTGCTGATGAAAAGAGCCTGACACCTGCCTGTTCTGAGGTCCCTCCTGCTCCACACCTTCTGGCTTTTCCATTACCAGCCCCAGTCCTCGCCTCAACTCCTGCACGGAAGAAGGGCAGGGTTGTTGTTGAATCAACACTCAACAAATCCTTCATGTCCACATCATCCTGGGGATATACTGATGATGAAGCCATAGATCCGGACTATGAAACAGAAGCCTCAGTGTACAGTGACTCAGAAGATGATAACCCAAGGCA GGCAGATGTACATAAGCAGAGGaagtttcttgtttttgaagacaATCTTTTAGAACTGTTCAACAGATGTGAAATGTGCCATCTCCCTACCAAAGGCAAAGTCTGCAATGTCCAGGGATCAgctatggccatcaaacaagTTTGTGAATGTGGACACACCAGGCGATGGGAGTCACAGCCCAAAGTTAGAGGTGTTCCTGCTGGGAACATTCTTCTTAGTGCTGGCATTTTGTTCTCAGGATGTTCACCTTCGAAAGTGCTGCGAATTTTTGAGTTTATTAATGTATTAAGTATTAGTCTTTCAACTTTCTTTAGTCATCAAAGAACTGTATTGTGGCCAGCAATTGAGAGAGTGTGGACAAAGTGTAATGACCAACTGATAAGTGTCCTTCTAGACCGCGAAGAAGAGCTTGTGGTTGCTGGAGATGGACGTTCTGACAGCCCGGGACACTCTGCAAAGTTTGGTGTATACTCCATGATTGATATGCACACCGGGAGAGTAGTAGCCATTGAACTTGTGCAg TCCAATGAAGTGAAGTCAAGCTACCATATGGAGTTGGAGGGCCTTAAGAGAGCAACTGACAGTTTACGCAGATGTGGCCTGTCCCTTGCAGAAATCATTACAGACAGGCATCTGCAAATACAAAAGTGGATTAGAGAGAATTTACCTGGGACTGCCCATTCCTTTGATGTGTGGCATATTGGAAAAG CTGTGAAAAAGAAGCTCCTTGCACTGTCCAAGGAAAAAGACTGCAACATAGTCTGCAAGTGGATGAAGAGTATCACCAATCACCTTTATTGGTCAGCCGCATCATCCCAGGGAGAGGAGGGCTCCATGATTGCAGCAAAGTGGACATCAGTGGTCAACCATGTTCAAGACATTCACACTGGACATGGTGACCTCTACCAGCAGTGCACCCATGGTCCCCTTGAACCCCGAGAATGGTTAAAAAAGGGCTCAAAGGCAGCTGCCAAAATGGAAGACATTCTGCTAAACAAGAGACTGTGCAAGGACATCAAAAAGCTGTCCGCAGGATTTCAAACGTCAACACTGGAATCATTTCACAGTGTAATCAATCACTTTGCACCAAAAATGACAGCATATTCCTTCCACGGACAAATGTGTCGCCAATACTTGGCGGCCctacatttcaatgaaaatgtgcaaagaggtaaaaaaatatcaaaaaatggAAAGTTCAACCTGAAGATagtatttccaaaatataaggATGACTTTTCAGTCAAGTTTGTGAATGATGAAATGACCTTTGGTTATGTAAAGGAACTTCTTGACATGTGTATAGAAATATGtggtgaaaaaaacaaactgtcaaCCCCAGCCCCACCTCCCCTCACATCAGGGAAAAGAAAGCCAACCAAGGTTGAGGTAACAAGGTGTTTAGGAAAAAACAAAAGGTTGAAATATTAG
- the LOC128208230 gene encoding N-alpha-acetyltransferase 40-like: protein MVKVMLTTFKHNDPGFKFFQEALKYQIDDISPEDGMYEDECYYWILSKPIRPKKASGVRPAPTEKGAAGVTTNGHVNGTAEVK from the exons ATGGTGAAGGTGATGTTGACCACATTCAAACACAACGATCCAGGCTTTAAATTCTTCCAGGAGGCCCTCaa GTACCAGATTGATGACATTTCCCCTGAAGATGGGATGTATGAAGATGAATGTTATTACTGGATACTTAGTAAGCCGATCCGTCCCAAGAAAGCTTCTGGGGTAAGGCCCGCACCAACGGAAAAGGGGGCTGCCGGGGTCACCACTAATGGACATGTGAATGGCACTGCTGAAGTGAAATGA
- the LOC128208229 gene encoding P2X purinoceptor 7-like gives MHTERESVCCRDVEQTNFKLDVFNEEGHDIECITDHPGFGTVCLDRYVLETAYYQYRQQYGVPQQEDNEQQRYVAYRQFVRWCWGYLGREVRVVLPSCAVQRIRAQFPSQQYEGFQDL, from the exons ATGCATACAGAGCGGGAATCGGTATGCTGCCGTGATGTTGAACAAACAAACTTCAAACTGGATGTGTTCAATGAAGAAGGCCATGACATTGAATGTATAACAGACCACCCCGGGTTTGGCACTGTTTGCCTGGACCGCTATGTGCTAGAGACTGCATACTACCAGTACAGACAGCAGTATGGAGTGCCGCAACAGGAAGATAATGA GCAACAGAGATATGTGGCATATCGCCAGTTTGTCAGATGGTGTTGGGGATATTTGGGAAGAGAGGTGCGTGTTGTACTTCCATCATGTGCAGTTCAAAGGATTAGGGCGCAGTTTCCATCACAGCAGTATGAGGGATTTCAGGACTTATAG